A window of Procambarus clarkii isolate CNS0578487 chromosome 9, FALCON_Pclarkii_2.0, whole genome shotgun sequence contains these coding sequences:
- the LOC123766116 gene encoding hepatitis A virus cellular receptor 1-like encodes MALLPLLCLLCVYSQIQGQGFVPYGTHAPITVVTPTTSTVTVQTTLTHTLRETTTSDVWVTEQTAVTLTVTQTTTQWDFVPQYPQTVTSVIRVTSTPVVVETATVGVNPVSTMVSIYSQFVTTTDTVKYWQTITHVAVTHEIQTVPVVTTQELLQEIVTTVTQIVTTTVTSTTARYYA; translated from the exons ATGGCTCTACTTCCTCTACTGTGTCTTTTGTGCGTCTACTCGCAG ATCCAGGGTCAGGGGTTCGTCCCTTACGGCACCCACGCTCCAATCACAGTCGTCACTCCAACAACTTCTACAGTCACTGTTCAG ACaaccctgacccacactctgcgggAGACGACGACCTCTGACGTGTGGGTTACAGAGCAGACGGCGGTCACCCTGACAGTCACCCAGACAACCACCCAATGGGACTTTGTTCCCCAGTATCCACAGACGGTGACCTCTGTGATAAGGGTGACCTCCACACCGGTAGTGGTTGAGACGGCTACGGTGGGGGTCAACCCAGTGAGCACAATGGTGTCCATCTACAGTCAGTTCGTTACCACCACAGATACTGTTAAATACTGGCAGACCATAACCCACGTCGCTGTCACTCACGAG ATCCAGACGGTGCCTGTGGTAACTACTCAAGAATTGCTGCAGGAGATAGTAACTACGGTCACCCAGATAGTAACGACTACGGTTACCTCCACCACTGCCAGATATTATGCATAA
- the LOC138349462 gene encoding uncharacterized protein, translating to MEVFSTILGALVVLVVDVSCQYGPVQVPDIGRVDRPLLGNIIPIDRFPARNSGFGSSNHPVDLQTTQGGSVNLPRVVLSQAAPFRFSSQSDINFHQGSGQAAGAVFGQGVGSGQAAGAVFGQGVGSGQAAGAVFGQNQATVLGSGRFSQVSVPRVTIGSPEVRRVDALFTPTVTQVITIDRCVTVTDQAFNSVAVTLTSFSVQTVTVGTRAVLQTPVDDRVALQTSVFVRPGTVTLTEVKSDFRIVTETSLTHVTLAHTSYVISQYTFTTTATQVQTYTATLVRTNVSTQRTTITNYRTVTDTVFVNSGYGYRPQ from the exons ATGGAGGTGTTTTCTACAATCTtgggagcgctggtggtgcttgtCGTCGATGTGTCTTGCCAGTATGGACCAGTTCAA GTACCTGACATTGGACGCGTCGACAGACCTCTTCTCGGCAACATTATACCTATCGACaggtttcctgcccgaaacagcGGATTTGGTTCTAGCAATCATCCTGTAGACCTTCAGACCACACAAGGCGGATCGGTGAACTTACCTCGGGTAGTTTTAAGTCAAGCCGCTCCATTTAGATTTTCCAGTCAGTCGGACATTAACTTCCACCAAGGCAGTGGTCAGGCGGCTGGAGCCGTCTTTGGACAGGGTGTAGGAAGCGGTCAGGCGGCTGGAGCAGTCTTTGGACAGGGTGTAGGAAGCGGTCAGGCGGCTGGAGCCGTCTTCGGCCAGAACCAAGCTACAGTACTCGGCAGTGGCCGGTTTAGCCAGGTCAGTGTTCCTCGCGTGACTATTGGCAGTCCGGAAGTTAGAAGAGTGGACGCACTCTTCACCCCAACTGTCACCCAAGTTATCACCATCGACCGCTGCGTCACTGTCACCGACCAGGCCTTCAACAGCGTGGCCGTGACCCTGACTTCCTTCAGCGTGCAGACTGTCACCGTGGGAACACGAGCG GTGTTGCAGACGCCCGTCGATGATCGCGTCGCTCTCCAGACATCGGTGTTTGTCCGGCCCGGGACCGTAACATTAACGGAGGTGAAGTCTGACTTCAGGATCGTGACTGAAACTTCCCTAACCCACGTGACCCTCGCCCACACGTCCTACGTCATCAGCCagtacaccttcaccaccacggCCACCCAAGT ACAAACATATACGGCGACTTTGGTGCGTACAAACGTTAGCACCCAGAGGACTACCATCACAAACTACCGGACTGTCACCGACACTGTCTTCGTTAACAGCGGCTACGGCTACAGACCACAGTAG
- the LOC123766117 gene encoding hepatitis A virus cellular receptor 1-like, protein MALLPLLYLLCIFSQIQGQGFVPYGTHAPLPVITPTTSTVTVQTTLTHTLRETTTSDVWVTEQTAITLTVTQTTTQWDFVPQYPQTVTSVIRVTSTPVVVETATVGVNPVSTMVSIYSQFVTTTDTVKYWQTITHVAVTHEIQTVPVVTTQELLQEIVTTVTQIVTTTVTSTTARYYA, encoded by the exons ATGGCTCTACTTCCCCTACTGTATCTTTTGTGCATTTTCtcgcag ATCCAGGGTCAAGGGTTCGTCCCTTACGGCACCCACGCGCCCCTCCCAGTTATCACTCCAACAACTTCTACAGTCACTGTTCAG ACaaccctgacccacactctgcgagAGACGACTACCTCTGACGTGTGGGTTACAGAGCAGACGGCGATCACCCTGACAGTCACCCAGACAACCACCCAATGGGACTTTGTTCCCCAGTATCCACAGACGGTGACCTCTGTGATAAGGGTCACCTCCACACCGGTAGTGGTTGAGACGGCTACGGTGGGGGTCAACCCAGTGAGCACAATGGTGTCCATCTACAGTCAGTTCGTCACCACCACAGATACTGTTAAATACTGGCAGACCATAACCCACGTCGCTGTCACTCACGAG ATCCAGACGGTGCCTGTGGTAACTACTCAAGAATTGCTGCAGGAGATAGTAACTACGGTCACCCAGATAGTAACGACTACGgttacctccactactgccagatATTATGCATAA
- the LOC138349463 gene encoding uncharacterized protein, giving the protein MGLFTAVLGALVLLVVDVSCQYGPLQRPDISLAERRPFLGSTLHIDQFPSENFVSSNFPVGPHTTQSGRVSLPQRVPLSQQIPLAFPGESGTSFHTGGGQVSGAVFGQGVGSGQVSGAVFGQGVGSGQVSGAVFGQGVGSSQAAGEFFGQGQAAVLGSGRFSQVSVPRVTIGSPEVRRVDALLTPTVTQVITIDRCVTVTDQAFNSVAVTLTSFSVQTVTVGTRAVLQTPVDDRVALQTSVFVRPGTVTLTEVKSDFRIVTETSLTHVTLAHTSYVISQYTFTTTATQVISYTATLVRTNISTQRTTITNYQTVTDTVFVNSAYGYRAR; this is encoded by the exons ATGGGGTTGTTTACTGCAGTCTTGGGAGCGTTGGTTCTTTTGGTCGTCGATGTGTCTTGCCAGTATGGACCACTTCAA AGACCAGACATAAGTTTAGCAGAAAGGCGGCCTTTTCTCGGCAGTACGCTGCACATCGACCAGTTTCCTAGCGAAAACTTTGTCTCTAGCAATTTTCCTGTAGGGCCTCATACCACACAAAGCGGGAGGGTCTCTTTACCCCAGAGAGTGCctctaagtcaacaaattccactTGCATTTCCTGGAGAATCTGGCACTAGTTTCCACACAGGTGGTGGTCAGGTGTCTGGAGCAGTCTTTGGCCAGGGCGTAGGTAGTGGTCAGGTGTCTGGAGCAGTCTTTGGCCAGGGCGTAGGTAGTGGTCAGGTGTCTGGAGCAGTCTTTGGCCAGGGCGTAGGTAGTAGTCAGGCGGCTGGAGAATTCTTTGGCCAGGGCCAAGCTGCAGTACTTGGCAGTGGCCGGTTTAGCCAGGTCAGTGTTCCTCGCGTGACTATTGGCAGCCCTGAAGTTAGAAGAGTGGACGCACTCCTCACCCCAACTGTCACCCAAGTTATCACCATCGACCGCTGCGTCACTGTCACCGACCAGGCCTTCAACAGCGTGGCCGTGACCCTGACTTCCTTCAGCGTGCAGACTGTCACCGTGGGAACACGAGCG GTGTTGCAGACGCCCGTCGATGATCGCGTCGCTCTCCAGACATCGGTGTTTGTCCGGCCCGGGACCGTAACATTAACGGAGGTGAAGTCTGACTTCAGGATCGTAACGGAGACTTCTCTAACCCACGTGACCCTCGCCCACACGTCCTACGTCATCAGCCagtacaccttcaccaccacggCCACCCAAGT GATATCCTATACGGCGACTTTGGTGCGTACGAACATCAGCACCCAGAGGACTACCATCACAAACTACCAGACTGTCACCGACACTGTCTTCGTTAACAGCGCCTACGGCTACAGGGCACGATAA
- the LOC123766112 gene encoding chondroitin proteoglycan 1-like isoform X1 — protein sequence MGEATRWTAAVQSSVCLLRLVTRLHHSNLKMALLHLLYLVCLVSRIQGQGFVPYGTHAPLPVVTPTTSTVTSQTTLTHTLRETTTSDVWVTEQTAITLTVTQTTTQWDFVPQYPQTVTSVIRVTSTPVVVETATVGVNPVSTMVSIYSQFVTTTDTVKYWQTITHVAVTHEIQTVPVVTTQELLQEIVTTVTHIVTTTVTSTTARYYA from the exons ATGGGAGAGGCAACGAGGTGGACTGCTGCTGTTCAGTCGTCAGTCTGTCTGCTGCGATTAGTAACTCGACTTCATCATTCTAATTTAAAg ATGGCTCTACTTCACCTACTTTACCTCGTGTGCTTGGTCTCTAGG ATCCAGGGTCAGGGGTTCGTCCCTTACGGCACCCACGCTCCCCTCCCAGTCGTCACTCCAACAACTTCTACAGTCACCAGTCAG ACaaccctgacccacactctgcgggAGACGACGACCTCTGACGTGTGGGTTACAGAGCAGACGGCGATCACCCTGACAGTCACCCAGACAACCACCCAATGGGACTTTGTTCCCCAGTATCCACAGACGGTGACCTCTGTGATAAGGGTCACCTCCACACCGGTAGTGGTTGAGACGGCTACGGTGGGGGTCAACCCAGTGAGCACAATGGTGTCCATCTACAGTCAGTTCGTCACCACCACAGATACTGTTAAATACTGGCAGACCATAACCCACGTCGCTGTCACTCACGAG ATCCAGACGGTGCCTGTAGTAACTACACAAGAACTGCTGCAGGAGATAGTAACTACGGTCACCCATATAGTAACTACTACAGTTACCTCCACCACTGCCAGATATTATGCATAA
- the LOC123766112 gene encoding chondroitin proteoglycan 1-like isoform X3 has protein sequence MGEATRWTAAVQSSVCLLRLVTRLHHSNLKMALLHLLYLVCLVSRTTLTHTLRETTTSDVWVTEQTAITLTVTQTTTQWDFVPQYPQTVTSVIRVTSTPVVVETATVGVNPVSTMVSIYSQFVTTTDTVKYWQTITHVAVTHEIQTVPVVTTQELLQEIVTTVTHIVTTTVTSTTARYYA, from the exons ATGGGAGAGGCAACGAGGTGGACTGCTGCTGTTCAGTCGTCAGTCTGTCTGCTGCGATTAGTAACTCGACTTCATCATTCTAATTTAAAg ATGGCTCTACTTCACCTACTTTACCTCGTGTGCTTGGTCTCTAGG ACaaccctgacccacactctgcgggAGACGACGACCTCTGACGTGTGGGTTACAGAGCAGACGGCGATCACCCTGACAGTCACCCAGACAACCACCCAATGGGACTTTGTTCCCCAGTATCCACAGACGGTGACCTCTGTGATAAGGGTCACCTCCACACCGGTAGTGGTTGAGACGGCTACGGTGGGGGTCAACCCAGTGAGCACAATGGTGTCCATCTACAGTCAGTTCGTCACCACCACAGATACTGTTAAATACTGGCAGACCATAACCCACGTCGCTGTCACTCACGAG ATCCAGACGGTGCCTGTAGTAACTACACAAGAACTGCTGCAGGAGATAGTAACTACGGTCACCCATATAGTAACTACTACAGTTACCTCCACCACTGCCAGATATTATGCATAA
- the LOC123766112 gene encoding chondroitin proteoglycan 1-like isoform X2, with amino-acid sequence MGEATRWTAAVQSSVCLLRLVTRLHHSNLKMALLHLLYLVCLVSRGQGFVPYGTHAPLPVVTPTTSTVTSQTTLTHTLRETTTSDVWVTEQTAITLTVTQTTTQWDFVPQYPQTVTSVIRVTSTPVVVETATVGVNPVSTMVSIYSQFVTTTDTVKYWQTITHVAVTHEIQTVPVVTTQELLQEIVTTVTHIVTTTVTSTTARYYA; translated from the exons ATGGGAGAGGCAACGAGGTGGACTGCTGCTGTTCAGTCGTCAGTCTGTCTGCTGCGATTAGTAACTCGACTTCATCATTCTAATTTAAAg ATGGCTCTACTTCACCTACTTTACCTCGTGTGCTTGGTCTCTAGG GGTCAGGGGTTCGTCCCTTACGGCACCCACGCTCCCCTCCCAGTCGTCACTCCAACAACTTCTACAGTCACCAGTCAG ACaaccctgacccacactctgcgggAGACGACGACCTCTGACGTGTGGGTTACAGAGCAGACGGCGATCACCCTGACAGTCACCCAGACAACCACCCAATGGGACTTTGTTCCCCAGTATCCACAGACGGTGACCTCTGTGATAAGGGTCACCTCCACACCGGTAGTGGTTGAGACGGCTACGGTGGGGGTCAACCCAGTGAGCACAATGGTGTCCATCTACAGTCAGTTCGTCACCACCACAGATACTGTTAAATACTGGCAGACCATAACCCACGTCGCTGTCACTCACGAG ATCCAGACGGTGCCTGTAGTAACTACACAAGAACTGCTGCAGGAGATAGTAACTACGGTCACCCATATAGTAACTACTACAGTTACCTCCACCACTGCCAGATATTATGCATAA